The bacterium genome includes the window CCATAAACATAATCAAAGGAAATTCTATGAACAAAGATATGCCGATTGTAGCCTTGACTGCTTATGCCATGAAAGGAGATAAAGAAAGGATAGAATCAGCAGGTTGTGATGGGTATCTTACCAAACCTATTAATACTAAAGAATTTGCTCAAAGTGTTGCCGGGTTTTTGAGGGTTTAGAAGCAGAAAAGATTGAAGAATTTGTGTTGGAAAAGATAGATATTTCAGTTGAAGATATAAATAACTTTGTGGGCGAGGTTAAAATTATGGGAACGAGAAAATCAAAGGTTTTAGTAGTTGATGATGAAGAATTTAATCGGGATTTGCTTGAGGCTATTCTGGTCACGCAATATGAGGTCATTATGGCTTGTGATGGATATGAGGCACTGATAAAGGTTAATCAAGAGCCAATAGATATAATTTTATTAGATATTATGATGCCAGGATTAGATGGATATGAGGTCTGCAGGCAATTGAAGGAAAAAAAGGAGACAAGCTTCATTCCGATAGTAATGGTTACTGCATTAAGGGAGAAGGAAGATAGGATAAAGGGACTTGAGGCAGGAGCAGACGATTTTTTGACCAAACCCATAGACCGGGCTGAGGTTTTAGCCAGGGTAAAATCACTGCTTCGCATTAAGCATCTAAATGATGACTTAACCGAGATTAACGCCACTTTAGAACAGAGGGTGAAAAAACAAGCAGAGGAATTGTGGCGGACTACCGCTGAAAAAGAACGACTCCAGAAAGAATTAGAGATTGCACGAAATATCCAGATGAGTTTCTTGCCGCAGATTATTCCTCAGATAGAAGGATTTGAGTTAGCCGCTATTAGCATCCCGGCAAAGGAAGTTGGAGGCGACTTCTATGATTTTATCCCGATTACCGAAGATAGATGGGGATTAACCATAGGTGATGTCTCAGGAAAAGGTATTCCTGCGGCTTTGTTTATGGCATTATCAAAAACCGTTGTCAGAACTAATACCATAGCCAATCCTCAACTACTTGATGCCATAAGTAAGGTAAATGAATTTATAGCTGAAGAGGCTACGGCAAATACTATGTTTGTTACTTTGTTTTATGCTATCCTGGATACGAAGAAAAAGAATTTGCTTTACATTAATGCCGGACATAACCCACCCTTGCTTATTAGACAGGATGAGGTTGCAATCTTAGAAGGGAAAGGGA containing:
- a CDS encoding SpoIIE family protein phosphatase, which codes for MEKIDISVEDINNFVGEVKIMGTRKSKVLVVDDEEFNRDLLEAILVTQYEVIMACDGYEALIKVNQEPIDIILLDIMMPGLDGYEVCRQLKEKKETSFIPIVMVTALREKEDRIKGLEAGADDFLTKPIDRAEVLARVKSLLRIKHLNDDLTEINATLEQRVKKQAEELWRTTAEKERLQKELEIARNIQMSFLPQIIPQIEGFELAAISIPAKEVGGDFYDFIPITEDRWGLTIGDVSGKGIPAALFMALSKTVVRTNTIANPQLLDAISKVNEFIAEEATANTMFVTLFYAILDTKKKNLLYINAGHNPPLLIRQDEVAILEGKGMALGVIPAVELEEKEIWLKKGDMVAFYTDGATEAINEQEEQFGEENLIQVLRENQQMSAQEIINRVQQAVTIFSGTQSQFDDITLMILKVD